The following are from one region of the Paenibacillus sabinae T27 genome:
- a CDS encoding glycosyltransferase has protein sequence MNAKVSVIIPFYNCPYIEQALQSALLQSQTPYEIIVIDDGSTMHSEKIAPYLAHSHVHYLGKANGGTASALNHGIRHASGDYVAWLSSDDVFYHDKIRNQSLFMEHNRLLISYTNFNYINAASQLVQSNAGAVFDNRLDFLRCFLQGNPVNGCTVMIKKELFGAIGLFDESLPFTHDYDLWFRAVLNGYPPVMLNQSLTGYRRHEGMGTIRHYDRIMAEVSALKERYSPPLRSLIASLGG, from the coding sequence ATGAATGCGAAAGTGTCGGTCATTATTCCGTTTTATAACTGCCCCTATATTGAGCAGGCTCTCCAGAGCGCGCTGTTACAATCCCAGACTCCTTATGAGATCATTGTCATCGACGACGGCTCCACCATGCACAGCGAGAAAATTGCTCCTTACCTCGCACATTCTCATGTTCATTATCTGGGCAAAGCCAATGGAGGCACCGCGTCTGCGCTGAATCACGGCATTCGTCATGCCTCCGGCGATTATGTCGCCTGGCTCAGTTCGGACGATGTCTTTTATCACGATAAAATCAGAAACCAGTCGCTGTTCATGGAGCATAACCGTCTGCTGATTTCCTACACCAACTTCAATTATATCAATGCCGCATCCCAGCTCGTTCAGTCGAATGCCGGGGCTGTTTTTGACAATCGGCTCGATTTCCTGCGCTGCTTTCTGCAAGGCAACCCTGTAAACGGCTGCACGGTCATGATCAAAAAGGAACTGTTCGGCGCCATCGGTTTGTTCGATGAATCGCTTCCTTTTACTCATGATTATGATTTGTGGTTCCGGGCGGTTCTGAACGGGTATCCTCCGGTGATGCTGAATCAATCCTTAACCGGGTACCGGCGTCATGAAGGTATGGGCACGATCAGGCATTATGACCGGATTATGGCTGAAGTGTCGGCGTTGAAAGAGCGATACAGCCCGCCGCTGCGCAGTCTCATCGCGTCTTTGGGAGGATAA
- a CDS encoding glucose-1-phosphate thymidylyltransferase: MKGLIVCAGKGTRLRPFTLTRPKTLLPVANKPILFYAIEKLANEGIHDIGIVIHPSQEEMICAAAGNGERFGVSLTYLYQQEPRGIADAVAAAENYIGQDDFILLLGDNLIKEPLKTLIDQLEDSAACILLTQVENPQQYGVAEIKENRIIGLEEKPRFPKSNLAVVGSYAFKAGIFDYIRAITPSDRGELEITDAIERLINSGEKVAYAITSLHCSDVGTADRWLAANHWMMDEQYGANNCISAQSTLVDCTVHAPVAIGSGSVLRNCTIGPYVSVMSGAHLEQCRIEHSILLRDVTVRGTGETVIAGILGDEASINGSSAKGPITLKTGGDQG, encoded by the coding sequence ATGAAAGGACTGATCGTCTGTGCCGGAAAAGGTACCCGCCTAAGACCGTTTACACTCACCAGGCCGAAAACGCTTCTTCCAGTCGCCAATAAACCGATTCTGTTCTATGCGATCGAAAAGCTGGCTAATGAAGGCATCCATGACATCGGTATCGTCATCCATCCGTCCCAGGAAGAAATGATTTGCGCCGCCGCGGGCAATGGAGAACGGTTCGGAGTATCCTTGACTTATCTGTACCAGCAAGAGCCCCGGGGCATTGCGGATGCAGTGGCTGCAGCCGAGAATTATATTGGGCAGGATGATTTCATCCTCCTTCTAGGCGACAATCTGATCAAAGAACCGCTTAAGACGCTGATTGACCAGCTGGAGGACTCGGCGGCGTGCATTCTGCTTACACAGGTGGAGAACCCGCAGCAGTACGGTGTTGCGGAAATCAAGGAAAACCGGATTATCGGACTCGAAGAGAAGCCGCGATTCCCCAAAAGCAATCTTGCGGTTGTCGGCAGCTACGCTTTTAAAGCCGGAATTTTTGATTATATTCGGGCCATAACTCCTTCTGACCGGGGAGAACTGGAGATAACGGACGCCATAGAGCGGTTGATCAACAGCGGAGAAAAGGTTGCCTATGCGATAACCTCCCTGCACTGCTCCGACGTAGGCACCGCAGACCGGTGGCTTGCGGCCAACCACTGGATGATGGATGAGCAGTACGGAGCGAACAACTGCATTTCTGCACAGTCCACTCTGGTCGATTGCACAGTTCACGCTCCGGTGGCCATCGGTTCCGGCAGCGTATTGAGGAACTGCACCATCGGCCCCTATGTATCGGTTATGTCCGGAGCCCATCTGGAGCAATGCCGTATTGAGCACAGCATTCTGCTGCGGGATGTCACAGTCAGGGGCACCGGAGAGACGGTCATTGCCGGCATTCTTGGTGATGAGGCGAGCATCAACGGCTCCTCCGCCAAAGGACCGATCACCCTGAAAACTGGAGGAGATCAAGGATGA
- the wecB gene encoding non-hydrolyzing UDP-N-acetylglucosamine 2-epimerase: MKIMTILGTRPEIIRLSVIIPLLDRYADRHVLVHTGQNFTASLSGVFFEELGLRAPDYVLQEKQAGLGGQLAAMFGGLEPILLKEQPDRVLLLGDTNSALCAILAERMGIPVIHMEAGNRCYDLGVPEEKNRRVIDAVSTINMPYTPQSKRHLAAEGIPNARIMLTGNPIYEVMTHYAPQIAASDILKRLSLTPGQYFLVTAHRAENVDRTESLMEIMKGLNLIAEHFGLRLICSIHPRTRSKLSDSFPLQMNSLVEFYEPFGFFDFVALEKNARCAVTDSGTVQEECCLMGVPTVTIRRTTERPETVDCGSNVVSGVDSGSILRCVRLMTSMNRDWEVPDGYRVPDVSFKVVKFLLGGNLYVQ, encoded by the coding sequence ATGAAAATCATGACCATTCTGGGCACGCGCCCCGAAATCATTCGCCTAAGCGTCATTATTCCGCTTCTGGACCGGTATGCGGACCGCCATGTGCTGGTGCATACGGGCCAGAATTTTACCGCCAGTCTAAGCGGCGTTTTCTTTGAGGAGCTGGGGCTGCGGGCACCGGATTACGTGCTGCAGGAGAAGCAAGCCGGACTTGGCGGACAACTCGCCGCCATGTTCGGCGGGCTGGAGCCGATCCTGCTCAAGGAACAGCCGGACCGCGTCCTGCTGCTCGGCGATACGAACAGCGCGCTGTGCGCCATTCTGGCCGAGCGGATGGGCATTCCGGTCATTCATATGGAAGCGGGCAACCGCTGCTACGATCTCGGAGTGCCGGAGGAGAAGAACCGTCGCGTCATCGACGCCGTTTCGACTATCAATATGCCATATACGCCGCAGAGCAAACGGCATCTGGCCGCCGAGGGCATTCCGAACGCCCGGATCATGCTCACCGGCAATCCGATTTATGAGGTTATGACACATTACGCGCCGCAAATTGCGGCCAGCGATATTTTGAAGCGGCTCAGCCTGACCCCGGGACAATATTTTCTCGTTACCGCGCACCGCGCCGAGAACGTCGACCGGACGGAGTCGCTGATGGAAATCATGAAAGGTTTAAACCTGATCGCCGAGCACTTCGGCCTTCGTCTGATTTGCAGCATCCATCCCCGCACCCGGTCGAAGCTTTCGGACTCTTTTCCACTACAGATGAATAGCCTCGTCGAGTTTTACGAGCCGTTCGGCTTCTTCGATTTCGTGGCTTTGGAGAAGAACGCACGCTGCGCCGTCACCGACAGCGGCACGGTTCAGGAAGAATGCTGCCTGATGGGTGTGCCGACCGTTACGATCCGCCGGACGACCGAGCGGCCGGAGACGGTGGACTGCGGAAGCAATGTCGTATCCGGAGTGGACAGCGGGAGTATTTTACGGTGCGTCCGGCTGATGACTTCAATGAACCGCGATTGGGAAGTCCCGGATGGATATAGAGTCCCGGATGTGTCGTTTAAGGTAGTTAAATTTTTACTTGGAGGGAACCTGTATGTTCAATAA
- a CDS encoding CgeB family protein, whose protein sequence is MSKDFILPVPPLPLTTAEQSKLQGRLNGFKNGYEEGYFRGRLAILDGRPEEPLPVRNIHVMYVASGKGYPYSPLDEAVLSSLQSLTAAVTVTDVHQNLLELAGGNKPDLVLVLDGMDLPLEQIDRIRGMGIRTAIWLTDDPYYTDFTLGLVNHYDYVFTLERNCIEYYRQLGCKEVHYLPFAAYRPHYRPTLSRSPVTREVSFIGSAYWNRVHFFREIMPQLMEFNTVINGIWWDRLPEAPLYGNRIEIGKWMSPQETATAYSGSKIVINLHRSHKDDIANNNTLAISAASPNPRTFEIAASGTLQLSDIRDDLASFYKPGEEIVTFGSQQEMIDKIRYYLSHEEERQAIALKGLERTLREHTYPKRVNQLLTTIFG, encoded by the coding sequence ATGAGCAAAGATTTCATTCTTCCGGTCCCGCCGCTTCCCCTCACGACGGCTGAGCAATCGAAGCTGCAGGGGAGGCTGAACGGTTTTAAGAACGGCTATGAAGAAGGCTATTTCCGCGGGCGTCTGGCCATTCTGGACGGCCGGCCCGAAGAGCCGCTGCCCGTTCGCAATATTCATGTCATGTACGTCGCTTCCGGCAAAGGATACCCTTATTCCCCGCTGGACGAAGCCGTCCTGTCGTCGCTGCAAAGCCTCACGGCGGCTGTAACGGTAACCGACGTACATCAGAACTTGTTGGAACTGGCCGGTGGGAACAAGCCGGACTTGGTACTTGTGCTGGACGGAATGGATCTGCCGCTGGAACAAATCGACCGGATTCGGGGAATGGGCATTCGTACGGCGATCTGGCTGACGGATGATCCCTATTATACCGATTTCACGCTGGGCCTCGTGAACCACTATGATTATGTATTCACGCTGGAACGAAATTGCATCGAATATTACCGGCAGCTTGGCTGTAAAGAGGTTCATTATCTGCCTTTTGCGGCTTATCGTCCGCATTACCGCCCCACCCTTTCGAGATCGCCGGTCACTCGCGAAGTAAGCTTCATCGGCTCCGCGTATTGGAATCGGGTCCATTTCTTCCGGGAAATTATGCCGCAGCTGATGGAGTTCAATACAGTGATTAACGGTATCTGGTGGGATCGGCTTCCGGAGGCTCCGCTTTACGGCAACCGGATCGAGATCGGCAAATGGATGTCCCCGCAGGAGACGGCGACCGCCTACAGCGGTTCCAAAATCGTGATCAATCTGCACCGTTCCCATAAAGATGATATCGCCAACAACAACACGCTGGCGATTTCGGCCGCTTCGCCGAATCCGCGAACCTTCGAAATTGCCGCCAGCGGTACCCTGCAGCTGAGCGACATCCGGGATGATTTGGCATCCTTCTACAAGCCTGGAGAAGAGATTGTAACGTTCGGCTCTCAGCAGGAGATGATCGACAAAATCCGTTATTACCTGTCGCATGAGGAGGAACGTCAAGCCATTGCGCTTAAAGGGCTGGAGCGGACACTCCGGGAGCATACGTATCCGAAGCGGGTCAATCAGCTGTTAACCACGATATTCGGATGA
- a CDS encoding AAA family ATPase, which yields MENDKLYLRHMELLRNKVPSFRSYPFHLPVIRSLERLEFRNPVTFLVGENGSGKSTLLEGIATAWGFNPEGGTLNFSFNTRSSHSILYEYLRIARGVKRPKDGFFLRAESYYNVASYIDELDEQLSPGPRIRDSYGGKSLHEQSHGESFFAAFMHRFGGRGLYILDEPEAALSPLRQMSLLVRMHELVCSESQFVIATHSPILMSYPGADIWLLEEEGIRKVALEETEHYAVTKAFMNDREGMLRELLGED from the coding sequence ATGGAGAATGACAAGCTGTATTTACGCCATATGGAGCTACTGAGGAACAAGGTTCCGTCCTTCCGCTCCTATCCTTTTCATCTGCCGGTGATTCGGTCGCTGGAACGGCTCGAATTCAGGAATCCGGTCACTTTCCTGGTGGGAGAGAACGGCAGCGGCAAATCGACCCTGCTGGAGGGAATCGCCACCGCCTGGGGGTTTAATCCCGAAGGGGGAACGCTAAATTTTTCATTCAATACCCGCTCCTCACACTCTATCCTGTATGAATATCTCCGGATTGCCAGAGGGGTTAAACGGCCGAAAGACGGGTTCTTTTTACGTGCGGAAAGCTACTATAATGTGGCCTCTTACATCGACGAACTGGATGAGCAGCTCTCGCCCGGCCCAAGGATCAGAGATTCTTACGGGGGCAAATCGCTGCATGAGCAGTCGCATGGCGAATCCTTCTTCGCCGCTTTCATGCACCGGTTCGGCGGCCGAGGCCTGTACATCCTGGACGAGCCTGAAGCGGCGCTATCGCCTCTGCGGCAAATGTCGCTGCTGGTCCGCATGCATGAACTGGTATGCAGCGAATCCCAATTTGTCATCGCTACCCACTCACCGATCCTGATGTCCTATCCGGGGGCGGATATTTGGCTGCTGGAAGAGGAAGGGATCCGGAAGGTGGCCTTGGAGGAAACGGAGCATTACGCAGTGACCAAAGCGTTCATGAATGACCGCGAGGGAATGCTGCGCGAGCTGCTGGGAGAGGATTGA
- a CDS encoding NAD-dependent epimerase/dehydratase family protein, giving the protein MTARKLLITGAAGFTGQHAAAYFAAEGAEVTAVLRKALPDESRERLFPKDVKTFVCDLNDAEAVKKMIEDTAPDEVLHLAGKNSVPESWQHPVRYMETNVMAAVYLLDSLRSRKEVRLLVAGSRLKFNPGAEERAEHPYSLSKTLEELMSLSWGSLFGQKVLVAEPCNLIGPGPSTGFCSLLAGHIFRSEQGIVQPPFRLSSRLDQRDFLDVRDAVRAYDCILKQGEPGIVYQIDSGKTRTLGEVTEGMLNLTLAEVPVEWGIESGQEPINATAAEAPQKPVNPSDSGAPKNQPEAVSTHVHASVLNWRPEVQLERSLADILEYYRSSNRKGASP; this is encoded by the coding sequence ATGACCGCCAGAAAGCTGCTGATTACCGGTGCCGCCGGCTTTACGGGCCAGCATGCAGCCGCCTATTTTGCGGCGGAAGGTGCGGAGGTTACCGCAGTGCTGCGCAAGGCGCTCCCGGATGAATCCCGGGAACGCTTATTTCCGAAAGACGTTAAGACCTTTGTATGCGATTTGAATGACGCCGAAGCCGTCAAGAAGATGATAGAGGATACCGCTCCGGACGAGGTGCTTCATCTGGCCGGGAAGAATTCCGTACCGGAGTCGTGGCAGCACCCGGTTCGATATATGGAAACGAATGTCATGGCGGCTGTATATCTGCTTGACTCGCTTCGTTCCCGTAAGGAAGTTCGTCTGCTGGTGGCAGGATCGCGGCTGAAGTTCAATCCGGGAGCCGAAGAGCGGGCCGAGCATCCATACAGCCTCAGCAAGACGCTGGAAGAACTGATGTCGCTGTCCTGGGGATCGCTGTTTGGGCAGAAGGTGCTGGTCGCGGAGCCCTGCAACTTGATTGGCCCCGGCCCCTCTACCGGCTTCTGTTCACTGCTTGCCGGACATATCTTCCGCAGTGAACAGGGGATTGTCCAGCCGCCGTTTCGGCTGTCCTCCCGGCTTGACCAGCGGGATTTTCTTGATGTGAGGGATGCTGTAAGGGCGTATGATTGCATCTTGAAGCAGGGAGAACCGGGCATCGTGTACCAGATCGACTCGGGTAAAACCCGCACCCTTGGCGAGGTTACAGAGGGAATGCTGAATCTGACCCTGGCTGAGGTTCCGGTGGAATGGGGAATAGAATCCGGGCAGGAGCCGATAAATGCCACCGCTGCCGAAGCGCCGCAAAAGCCTGTAAACCCCTCGGACTCAGGAGCGCCGAAAAATCAGCCGGAGGCTGTCTCTACTCATGTGCATGCGTCCGTCCTTAACTGGCGCCCCGAAGTGCAGCTGGAGCGTTCGCTTGCCGACATTCTGGAATATTACCGAAGCAGCAACCGGAAAGGAGCATCGCCATGA
- a CDS encoding CgeB family protein encodes MKAKILQEHKQGYRDGYSHGYHLGLCEAVRRLIPVTAGPRRPLRLMYVPQGFDAIDAGVTEALTGLVSELIVCPAQSMLETAARESPEAVLVMNGLHVFPDDHLEQIAEIRRRGIITAIWFVDDPYFTKDTAVLCRHYDHVFTHELGCIEFYRSHGAESVHYLPLCVNPGMFNPRRTGPEYRYDIVFIGNAFFNRTELFDRLAPMFIQHRTLIVGGFWERLKTFDTLSPFIHKGFIPPGETANYYSGAKLVINIHRPWEGGQDNRNSYQIAGRSINPRTYEISACGAMQITDVRDDLEKHYRPGYDLETFGSPEELESKIEYYLNHEKARQKFALRALRTTLQNHTFAARLPRLLDVIDKARTRT; translated from the coding sequence GTGAAAGCGAAAATATTGCAGGAGCATAAACAGGGCTACCGTGACGGTTACAGCCATGGCTACCATCTTGGTCTGTGCGAAGCTGTCAGACGGTTGATTCCGGTTACTGCCGGTCCCCGGCGTCCCTTGAGGCTGATGTATGTCCCGCAGGGATTCGATGCAATTGATGCCGGGGTAACGGAAGCGCTGACCGGTCTCGTTAGCGAACTGATCGTATGCCCGGCGCAGAGCATGCTGGAGACAGCCGCCAGGGAATCTCCTGAAGCGGTGCTGGTCATGAATGGACTGCATGTATTCCCGGATGACCATTTGGAGCAGATCGCGGAAATCCGCAGGCGGGGTATTATCACAGCCATCTGGTTTGTCGACGACCCCTATTTTACAAAGGATACGGCTGTTCTTTGCCGGCATTACGATCACGTGTTTACCCACGAACTGGGATGCATTGAATTTTACCGGTCGCATGGAGCGGAATCGGTGCATTACTTGCCGTTGTGCGTCAATCCCGGAATGTTCAACCCCCGGCGTACCGGGCCGGAGTATCGCTATGACATCGTCTTTATCGGCAATGCTTTTTTTAACCGGACTGAGCTGTTCGACCGTCTGGCCCCTATGTTCATCCAGCACCGGACGCTTATCGTCGGCGGATTCTGGGAGCGGCTGAAGACATTTGACACACTGTCCCCGTTCATCCACAAAGGCTTTATTCCTCCGGGAGAAACGGCGAATTATTACAGCGGCGCCAAGCTTGTCATCAATATTCACCGTCCCTGGGAAGGGGGACAGGATAACCGTAATTCGTATCAAATTGCCGGAAGATCGATCAACCCGCGCACCTATGAGATCAGCGCTTGCGGCGCAATGCAGATTACAGATGTAAGGGACGATCTGGAGAAGCATTACCGGCCGGGTTATGACCTGGAGACTTTTGGCTCGCCCGAGGAGCTGGAATCCAAAATTGAATACTATCTGAACCACGAAAAAGCCCGGCAGAAATTCGCCTTGCGGGCTCTGCGCACGACACTTCAGAACCATACCTTTGCGGCCCGGCTGCCAAGGCTGCTTGATGTGATCGACAAGGCGCGGACGAGAACTTAA
- the rfbC gene encoding dTDP-4-dehydrorhamnose 3,5-epimerase → MKIIPRSLEGVFEIRLSPLSDHRGQFMRIYDESIFASYGINRRWIQENQSVTIHKGTIRGLHFQYSPSTEAKLVRVAAGAVLDVFVDLRKESPTFGEWDSIELSEDNRAMIYIPRGFAHGFCTLCDHCAVQYKVDSKFSPEEDSGIRWNDPLLAVKWPTDTPILSDKDKNLPTLDMFLSQNKRLDSV, encoded by the coding sequence ATGAAGATTATTCCAAGGAGTCTGGAAGGCGTGTTTGAAATCCGGCTATCCCCTCTAAGCGATCACCGGGGACAGTTTATGAGAATCTACGACGAATCCATTTTCGCCTCTTACGGCATCAATCGCCGCTGGATTCAGGAGAATCAGTCGGTGACAATCCACAAAGGGACGATCCGGGGACTGCATTTCCAATATTCCCCCAGTACGGAAGCCAAACTTGTTAGGGTGGCTGCCGGCGCCGTGCTTGATGTATTTGTAGATTTGCGTAAAGAGTCCCCGACCTTCGGAGAATGGGACAGCATCGAACTGTCCGAAGACAACCGGGCGATGATCTATATCCCCCGCGGCTTCGCCCACGGTTTCTGCACACTGTGCGATCACTGCGCCGTACAGTACAAAGTAGACTCGAAATTCTCTCCCGAAGAAGATAGCGGTATCCGCTGGAATGATCCGCTCCTCGCTGTGAAATGGCCGACGGACACTCCGATTCTCTCGGATAAAGACAAAAATCTGCCGACGCTGGATATGTTCCTTTCGCAAAATAAAAGGCTTGATTCGGTATGA
- a CDS encoding polysaccharide biosynthesis protein, with product MFNNQRIAVIGGTGSWGHELIRQLLPQNPKEIIIFSRNESAQVAMSREFEDRRLSFVIGDIRDKEALIAACRGVDYVYHLAALKHVPVCEDQPYEALKTNVIGTQNVIEAAIANMVKKVIYISTDKAANPSNFYGMTKAIGEKLIVYANLLGSSTKFVTVRGGNVLGTNGSVVHLFMKQIREKGEVRITDFNMTRFFLTLSDAISLLFKASEVSVGGEIFVMTMPTCRIVDLAEVLIEASDRQHVKIIETGIRPGEKINEILMSDFESLTTVVYDEQYLVILPTLDMPDLKARYQTCEPVSFSSFSSANNLMSKQEIKDILIRGGFLQ from the coding sequence ATGTTCAATAATCAACGGATTGCGGTTATCGGCGGTACCGGTTCCTGGGGACATGAGCTGATCCGTCAGCTTCTGCCCCAGAATCCGAAAGAAATCATCATTTTCTCTCGGAACGAATCCGCCCAGGTAGCCATGAGCCGGGAATTCGAGGACAGACGATTAAGCTTTGTCATCGGGGACATCCGTGATAAGGAAGCGCTGATTGCTGCATGCCGGGGAGTGGATTACGTGTACCATCTGGCTGCGCTGAAGCATGTTCCCGTCTGTGAGGATCAGCCCTACGAGGCGCTCAAGACGAACGTCATCGGTACCCAGAACGTTATAGAAGCGGCCATAGCAAACATGGTGAAAAAAGTGATTTATATCTCGACCGACAAAGCGGCCAATCCGTCCAACTTCTACGGCATGACCAAAGCCATCGGCGAGAAGCTGATCGTCTATGCGAACCTGCTCGGCTCGAGCACAAAGTTCGTTACGGTACGGGGCGGAAATGTACTGGGAACGAACGGCAGCGTTGTCCATTTGTTCATGAAGCAGATTCGGGAAAAAGGTGAAGTGAGGATTACCGATTTCAACATGACCCGGTTCTTCCTGACGCTGAGCGATGCGATTTCTCTGTTGTTCAAAGCGTCCGAGGTCAGCGTGGGCGGAGAAATTTTCGTGATGACTATGCCAACCTGCCGGATTGTCGATTTGGCCGAGGTGCTCATCGAGGCATCCGACAGACAGCATGTGAAAATCATCGAGACGGGCATCCGCCCCGGAGAGAAGATCAATGAAATTTTGATGAGCGATTTCGAAAGTCTGACCACTGTAGTATACGACGAGCAGTATCTTGTCATACTGCCTACGCTTGATATGCCTGATCTGAAGGCGCGGTATCAGACATGCGAGCCGGTGTCCTTCAGCAGCTTCAGCTCCGCGAACAATCTGATGTCCAAGCAAGAGATCAAGGATATCCTGATCCGGGGAGGTTTCCTCCAATGA
- a CDS encoding dTDP-4-dehydrorhamnose reductase family protein — MKLLILGGNGMAGHMLVDYFRLQGEHEVFYTTRDKSDRKGLILDAEDIAAVESTVSIVSPHCIINALGVLNQSAANHKIAAYHINGILPHRLRLAADDVSARLIHISTDCVFEGTRGGYTEEDAPDGTSVYAVTKAFGEVRDFGHLTIRTSIIGPEIRKNGIGLMGWFLAQTGKVPGYRRVMWNGVTTLELAKAIDRLLDSEVSGLIHLAHPQPVSKYELLGMIQTAFHKTDAEIVPDDDHVQDRTLVSTRPDITFHLPSYPAMLAELADWMKQSRRYP; from the coding sequence ATGAAGCTGCTGATCCTCGGCGGAAACGGTATGGCGGGGCATATGCTGGTTGATTACTTCCGCCTTCAGGGAGAGCACGAGGTATTTTACACGACCAGGGACAAAAGCGACCGCAAAGGTCTTATACTCGATGCGGAAGATATTGCAGCAGTGGAGAGTACGGTGAGCATCGTCTCTCCTCACTGCATCATTAATGCGCTGGGCGTTCTTAACCAATCCGCGGCGAACCATAAAATTGCCGCCTATCATATCAATGGTATCCTCCCCCATCGTCTGCGGCTCGCCGCCGACGATGTATCCGCTCGGCTGATCCACATCAGCACCGACTGCGTCTTCGAGGGAACGCGGGGCGGCTATACGGAGGAAGATGCACCGGACGGAACCTCCGTGTACGCGGTAACCAAGGCGTTTGGCGAGGTTCGCGATTTCGGTCATCTCACGATTCGCACATCGATTATCGGTCCTGAAATACGAAAGAACGGCATCGGCCTCATGGGATGGTTCCTGGCGCAGACCGGCAAGGTTCCAGGCTACCGCCGCGTCATGTGGAACGGGGTGACGACGCTGGAGCTGGCCAAGGCCATCGATCGTCTGCTCGATTCTGAAGTGTCAGGCCTGATTCACCTGGCCCATCCCCAGCCGGTCAGTAAATACGAGCTGCTCGGGATGATTCAGACGGCCTTTCACAAGACCGACGCCGAGATTGTTCCCGATGATGATCATGTCCAGGACAGGACGCTGGTCAGCACACGTCCCGATATAACCTTTCATCTTCCGTCTTACCCTGCTATGCTTGCCGAACTGGCGGACTGGATGAAGCAAAGCCGGAGATATCCATGA
- a CDS encoding glycosyltransferase family 4 protein: MADKPAVVLFSHVSNDNSITGAEKLLLFFARELSSYFDCLLVAPQEGKLTRQARHSGIPVELLPIPLVYGMYTPYAGLEEDIRSFQEDREYKELKAWLEQRRPAFIITSTCVHVLPAAAAKSLGIPVIWKISEIITENENTPLSIQVINRFSDQIICISQTAALSFTDEMRASKIALLPPTWDEREVMTGAWSKLRIERRRELRVGPASPLIGYISSFIIWEKGLEHFIHMAILVAQKRPDARFLVIGQSRDKEYFNICKRKVRLEGLSSRFRFESYAESIAETYCAMDVLVVPSLVREGFGMTAMEGLSFGKPVVAYDSGGLGEIMRAVDCSEGLVPRENSEALAERALALLSQPELAATIGARSRGRVIALYGPAAYRERLRGLAEAWLHRWAGPAAAAAPPEPPAGEAAGESAAPGAAPQRPPAGRRAAKRRGRLRRKLAGRTAPPRSAKRAKRPRRASRRRRTSRKRRSAAARRR, from the coding sequence ATGGCTGATAAACCTGCCGTTGTCCTTTTTTCCCACGTATCCAATGACAACAGTATTACCGGCGCCGAGAAGCTGCTGCTGTTCTTTGCCCGGGAACTGTCCTCCTACTTCGACTGCCTGCTCGTCGCTCCTCAAGAAGGCAAGCTGACCAGGCAGGCCCGCCACAGCGGAATACCAGTGGAGCTGCTGCCGATCCCGCTTGTGTACGGCATGTATACTCCCTATGCGGGACTTGAAGAGGACATAAGGTCGTTTCAGGAAGACAGGGAGTACAAGGAGCTGAAGGCATGGCTGGAACAGCGCCGTCCCGCCTTCATCATAACGAGCACTTGTGTGCACGTTCTGCCGGCTGCAGCCGCCAAATCGCTGGGCATACCGGTGATATGGAAGATCAGCGAGATTATTACCGAGAACGAGAACACTCCGCTGAGCATCCAGGTGATCAACCGGTTCAGCGATCAGATTATCTGCATATCGCAAACGGCGGCTCTTTCTTTTACAGATGAAATGCGGGCAAGCAAAATCGCACTGCTACCGCCAACCTGGGACGAAAGAGAGGTCATGACCGGGGCCTGGAGCAAGCTGAGGATTGAACGGCGGCGTGAGCTGCGTGTAGGGCCCGCTAGTCCGCTCATCGGCTATATCTCCTCATTTATCATCTGGGAAAAAGGGCTGGAGCATTTTATTCATATGGCCATACTCGTGGCACAGAAGCGTCCGGATGCTCGTTTCCTTGTTATCGGCCAGTCTCGAGACAAGGAATATTTCAATATCTGCAAACGCAAGGTGAGGCTGGAGGGCTTGTCTTCCCGATTTCGGTTTGAGAGTTATGCGGAATCAATTGCGGAGACTTACTGCGCCATGGATGTGCTGGTCGTTCCGAGTCTTGTCCGCGAGGGCTTTGGCATGACCGCCATGGAAGGACTTTCGTTCGGCAAGCCGGTCGTCGCCTATGATTCCGGGGGATTGGGAGAGATCATGCGGGCCGTAGATTGCAGCGAAGGCCTGGTTCCGCGGGAGAACAGCGAAGCGCTTGCGGAGCGCGCCCTTGCGCTGCTCTCGCAGCCGGAGCTGGCAGCGACGATCGGCGCCCGGTCACGCGGCCGCGTGATCGCCCTCTACGGCCCGGCGGCTTACCGCGAGCGCCTGCGCGGGCTCGCGGAGGCGTGGCTGCACCGCTGGGCCGGGCCGGCCGCTGCGGCCGCCCCGCCGGAGCCGCCCGCCGGCGAGGCCGCGGGCGAAAGCGCAGCGCCTGGAGCCGCGCCGCAGCGCCCGCCCGCGGGGCGCCGCGCAGCGAAGCGGCGCGGCCGGCTCCGGCGCAAGCTGGCCGGCCGTACCGCGCCGCCCCGGAGCGCGAAGCGGGCGAAACGCCCCCGCCGCGCGTCCCGGCGGAGGCGGACATCCCGCAAGCGCCGGAGCGCTGCCGCGCGGCGCCGGTAG